The following are encoded together in the Melospiza georgiana isolate bMelGeo1 chromosome 32, bMelGeo1.pri, whole genome shotgun sequence genome:
- the NDUFB7 gene encoding NADH dehydrogenase [ubiquinone] 1 beta subcomplex subunit 7: MGGHLSRRYLWDAEAEPDPLHMPSFPAELGMPARRPRVMVASASQLSDARVPLEQRDFCGHHLVRLLRCQRDNFPVPWGCHALRHAWDSCQHEDYVMRMKEFERERRLRLRQQRLRKRHGDSGDSE, translated from the exons atgggCGGGCACCTGAGCCGGCGCTACCTGTGGGACGCCGAGGCCGAGCCCGACCCGCTGCACATGCCGTCCTTCCCCGCCGAGCTGGGCATGCCGGCCCGCCGGCCGCGCG TGATGGTGGCCTCGGCGTCGCAGCTCTCGGACGCCCGCGTGcccctggagcagagggattTCTGCGGGCACCACCTGGTGCGGCTGCTGCGGTGCCAGCGGGACAacttccctgtgccctgggggtgcCACGCGCTGCGCCACGCCTGGGACAGCTGCCAGCACGAGGA ctatGTGATGCGCATGAAGGAGTTTGAGCGCGAGCGGCGCCTGCGGCTGCGGCAGCAACGGCTG